The proteins below come from a single Roseiflexus sp. RS-1 genomic window:
- a CDS encoding twin-arginine translocase TatA/TatE family subunit has translation MELLGVGPGEILLILVIMLLVFGPERLPEFARQAGLFVVRVRDWIQRSPDAALVLRARAELESELQAIRAELTREVESVRQDLQSVRSDLADAGKLVEQSAQDAAAVSKIELPDTTAQSTDTPSIAPPAPEVNAPVSAPPVQEPASAVLPEFDVDPGPIGARRARIAEVAEARQAATPPPAPTIAGGETVARGARIEPPAQPARVVTDDSPFAADMARIDDLSRQVASIAEELARLRVILLQRMAEEKRHQAHIDSVSPGETVALNGARDAETLHNGAVSSNDEQALPDDTPAPPRGVEALP, from the coding sequence ATGGAACTTTTAGGAGTTGGTCCTGGCGAAATCCTGCTGATCCTGGTGATCATGCTGCTGGTCTTTGGACCGGAGCGCCTGCCTGAGTTTGCACGTCAAGCCGGTCTATTCGTGGTACGGGTGCGCGACTGGATCCAGCGCTCGCCGGATGCGGCGCTTGTACTGCGCGCGCGGGCGGAACTCGAGAGTGAGTTGCAGGCGATCCGCGCTGAGTTGACCCGCGAAGTCGAAAGTGTGCGGCAGGATCTGCAAAGTGTACGCTCAGATCTGGCGGACGCTGGCAAGCTGGTCGAGCAATCGGCGCAGGATGCCGCCGCTGTGTCTAAAATCGAACTCCCTGATACTACCGCGCAATCCACCGACACGCCATCGATTGCGCCGCCTGCGCCCGAAGTGAACGCTCCTGTATCTGCACCGCCCGTTCAGGAACCGGCAAGCGCCGTCCTGCCGGAGTTCGATGTCGATCCGGGTCCCATCGGCGCGCGCCGCGCGCGTATTGCCGAAGTCGCGGAAGCGCGGCAGGCCGCAACGCCGCCGCCAGCGCCAACGATTGCCGGTGGTGAAACGGTCGCGCGCGGCGCGCGCATCGAACCGCCTGCGCAACCGGCGCGCGTCGTGACCGACGACTCGCCATTTGCCGCCGATATGGCGCGGATCGATGACCTGAGCCGCCAGGTGGCGTCCATCGCAGAAGAACTTGCCCGCCTGCGTGTGATCCTGCTGCAACGTATGGCGGAAGAGAAACGCCATCAGGCGCATATCGATTCTGTATCACCGGGCGAAACCGTCGCGCTCAACGGAGCGCGTGATGCTGAAACGTTGCACAACGGTGCAGTATCGTCGAACGATGAACAGGCGCTGCCTGATGATACCCCGGCGCCGCCGCGCGGCGTCGAGGCGTTGCCCTGA
- the acpP gene encoding acyl carrier protein yields MPSPEMESRLKKIVAEQLGVDESKIVPEARFTEDLNADSLDLVEMIMELEEAFGVEIPDEDAEKIMTVQDALNYIEQKLQAA; encoded by the coding sequence ATGCCCTCGCCCGAAATGGAGTCTCGGCTCAAAAAAATCGTCGCAGAACAACTCGGAGTCGATGAAAGCAAGATCGTGCCAGAGGCGCGATTTACCGAAGACCTCAACGCCGATTCGCTTGATCTGGTCGAGATGATCATGGAACTCGAAGAGGCGTTTGGCGTCGAAATCCCCGATGAGGATGCCGAGAAGATCATGACGGTGCAGGACGCGCTGAACTATATCGAGCAGAAGTTGCAGGCGGCCTGA
- the nusB gene encoding transcription antitermination factor NusB: protein MASLRRRVRAIALQILFELDATDHSPDQVVARRLEEERLPPEGERFLRRLVFGAWEHASYLDRIIEETAPNWPVSQMPGVDKAILRIALFEALIDEEEKTPLKAIINEAVELAKQYGSDNSSRFVNGVLGTVVSRYRERRKG from the coding sequence ATGGCTAGTTTACGTCGCCGGGTGCGCGCAATCGCGCTACAGATTTTGTTTGAACTGGATGCGACCGATCATTCGCCGGATCAGGTCGTGGCGCGTCGCCTTGAAGAGGAGCGCCTTCCGCCGGAGGGGGAGCGTTTTTTGCGGCGCCTGGTCTTTGGCGCCTGGGAGCATGCGTCATATCTGGACCGTATTATCGAAGAAACTGCGCCGAACTGGCCCGTCAGTCAGATGCCCGGCGTCGATAAAGCTATTTTGCGAATTGCGCTCTTTGAGGCGCTGATCGATGAGGAGGAAAAAACGCCGCTGAAGGCGATCATTAACGAGGCGGTGGAGCTGGCCAAGCAGTACGGCAGCGATAATTCGAGCCGGTTTGTCAACGGCGTCCTCGGCACGGTCGTCAGTCGCTATCGCGAGCGGCGCAAAGGATAG
- a CDS encoding Asp23/Gls24 family envelope stress response protein gives MSQPSGQVTVAAPVLLALARAALRETPGIVRLAGTPTVREGPTITAGPGAAIAFGAAGVTVECTVVAAAGKRLAEVAATAQAAVAAALRELAGVDVAAVNISIVDVAAVEKTRDHG, from the coding sequence GTGTCGCAACCGTCGGGACAAGTGACGGTCGCTGCGCCCGTCCTGCTCGCGCTGGCGCGCGCCGCTCTCCGCGAAACGCCGGGCATCGTCCGACTGGCAGGTACGCCGACTGTCCGGGAAGGACCGACGATCACCGCCGGTCCAGGTGCGGCGATTGCTTTTGGCGCAGCAGGAGTGACGGTTGAGTGCACAGTGGTTGCCGCTGCGGGGAAGCGTCTGGCAGAGGTCGCGGCGACTGCGCAGGCTGCAGTTGCCGCTGCGCTGCGGGAACTGGCCGGTGTGGACGTTGCTGCGGTCAACATTTCGATTGTGGATGTTGCTGCGGTAGAAAAGACACGCGACCATGGCTAG
- the fabG gene encoding 3-oxoacyl-[acyl-carrier-protein] reductase encodes MSLKDRIAVVTGGSRGIGRAIAMTLAAAGATVVVNYQRNAAAADETVAAITAADGAAISIQADVSVSADVERLFKTVLDQYGTVDILVNNAGITRDTLLLRMKEDDFDTVIDTNLRGVYLCTKAALRPMTRARSGRIINITSVVGLIGNAGQSNYAAAKAGIIGFTRAVAREMASRGITVNAVAPGYIETELTAGLGEQVRAAILEAIPLGRLGTPQDVANLVCFLASDAAAYITGQTLTVDGGMVMN; translated from the coding sequence ATTTCTCTCAAAGACAGGATCGCGGTGGTCACCGGCGGATCGCGCGGGATCGGGCGAGCGATTGCGATGACCCTGGCCGCCGCCGGTGCAACGGTCGTCGTCAACTATCAGCGCAACGCCGCCGCAGCCGACGAAACCGTCGCTGCGATTACCGCCGCCGATGGCGCAGCGATCAGCATTCAGGCGGATGTGAGCGTATCCGCCGATGTCGAGCGATTGTTCAAGACGGTGCTCGATCAGTATGGCACGGTCGATATTCTGGTCAACAATGCTGGCATCACCCGTGACACACTGCTGCTGCGCATGAAAGAAGACGATTTCGACACCGTTATCGACACCAACCTGCGCGGCGTCTATCTCTGCACGAAGGCCGCGCTGCGACCAATGACCAGGGCGCGCAGCGGGCGCATCATCAACATCACGTCGGTAGTGGGACTGATCGGCAATGCGGGGCAGAGCAACTACGCCGCCGCAAAAGCCGGGATCATCGGCTTCACCCGCGCGGTTGCACGCGAAATGGCGTCGCGCGGCATTACGGTCAACGCAGTGGCGCCTGGCTATATCGAAACCGAGTTGACCGCCGGGCTCGGCGAACAGGTACGCGCCGCCATTCTCGAAGCCATTCCACTGGGGCGCCTCGGTACGCCGCAGGACGTAGCCAATCTGGTCTGCTTCCTGGCATCCGACGCGGCCGCATACATCACCGGTCAAACGCTGACCGTCGATGGCGGTATGGTCATGAACTAG
- a CDS encoding restriction endonuclease has translation MSIDVSDQPQPSSPEERRASPITRFFGELSAGLREIRWIMVLLYGIAGGILMPLSLTVGGFAGFLAGIVPVGVGLLLARNVPGHYALHGFLTGALASLVAAATLWFFIFQTQFGVNGAGMVEPGTPPWDAWMVLSGFFGFSLIVFCTFGASTAGRIEERNRALREEIKQRGGALERPGAIREPDDIRGLSLPQLGYYVNNLFKKQGFTFKDYRFLHKDKYLDIWMEYKEEPWHLRLSVADKVAPGAVESLIQEMKREGCSKGVVITSTEFTPGAIKAAKDRPVVLIDGATLYQIAEK, from the coding sequence ATGAGCATAGACGTGTCCGATCAGCCACAACCATCGTCTCCTGAAGAACGCCGGGCGAGTCCCATCACGCGGTTTTTCGGCGAACTGAGCGCCGGGCTGCGCGAGATCCGCTGGATCATGGTGCTGCTGTACGGGATCGCTGGCGGCATACTGATGCCGTTATCACTCACCGTGGGCGGGTTTGCCGGATTCCTGGCAGGCATCGTCCCGGTTGGCGTCGGGTTGCTGCTGGCGCGGAATGTTCCCGGTCATTATGCACTGCATGGGTTCCTGACCGGTGCGCTGGCGTCGCTGGTGGCAGCCGCAACCCTCTGGTTCTTTATTTTCCAGACCCAGTTTGGCGTCAATGGGGCAGGCATGGTCGAACCGGGAACGCCGCCGTGGGACGCCTGGATGGTGCTCAGCGGCTTCTTCGGTTTTTCGCTGATCGTCTTCTGCACCTTCGGCGCCAGCACAGCCGGGCGCATTGAAGAGCGCAACCGTGCACTGCGTGAAGAGATCAAGCAGCGTGGCGGCGCCCTCGAACGACCGGGCGCGATTCGTGAGCCGGACGATATTCGCGGGCTATCATTGCCCCAACTCGGCTACTACGTCAACAATCTGTTCAAAAAGCAGGGGTTTACCTTCAAAGATTACCGCTTCCTGCACAAAGACAAATATCTTGATATCTGGATGGAATATAAAGAAGAACCCTGGCATTTGCGCCTGTCGGTCGCCGATAAAGTGGCGCCTGGAGCCGTCGAAAGCCTGATCCAGGAGATGAAGCGCGAAGGGTGCTCCAAAGGGGTGGTTATCACCTCGACCGAGTTTACACCCGGCGCGATCAAAGCGGCAAAGGATCGCCCTGTTGTGCTGATCGACGGCGCAACGTTGTATCAGATCGCCGAAAAGTGA
- the nrdR gene encoding transcriptional regulator NrdR: MRCPYCQHPDSDVIDTRKLHNGETIRRRRKCEACGRRFTTYERVEMVSITVVKKNGEREPYDREKLMRGVRTACYRRPVPAQALEALANDIEAELMARDEPEVPSSLIGDMVMRRLRAIDDVAYIRFASVYRSFADIGKLREAVDELLGQGH, translated from the coding sequence ATGCGGTGCCCCTACTGTCAGCATCCCGACAGCGACGTCATCGACACACGCAAACTCCACAATGGCGAAACGATCCGCCGACGGCGCAAGTGTGAAGCGTGCGGGCGGCGTTTCACCACCTACGAGCGTGTCGAGATGGTCAGCATTACGGTCGTCAAAAAGAATGGCGAGCGCGAGCCATACGACCGTGAAAAGTTGATGCGCGGCGTGCGCACCGCATGCTACCGTCGCCCCGTTCCGGCACAGGCGCTCGAAGCGCTGGCGAACGACATCGAAGCCGAACTCATGGCGCGCGACGAGCCGGAAGTGCCGTCATCGCTGATCGGTGATATGGTCATGCGCCGGTTGCGCGCCATCGATGATGTTGCCTATATTCGTTTCGCCTCGGTCTATCGTTCGTTTGCCGACATTGGGAAACTGCGCGAAGCGGTTGACGAATTGCTGGGGCAGGGACATTGA
- a CDS encoding SWIM zinc finger family protein: MSRLPDLDKQQIRERAGAQSWTRGLAYFAQGAVRQVVWREGVLTAQVVGSHHELYRVTVRFDAQGAIINAECTCPYDWGGDCKHIVATLLYLLNRPEQVEQRPDLTSLLAPLDAEQLTRLVVQLVAVHPDLIDDVEELLATLATPSTSATVSLPVDLAVLQRRIRADMRRLLRDYDTGDYYEDVIDLGEALMPAIEVVGDLLSADDARGALAVLEAGTIAWLDGCQWIDHDSMGDVIGFASDTLATWGELWAEALLRADLEPQESQRWARTLQTWNDALGGGYALLIAATAAEQGWRYPPLVAAMQGHPGEHGIWEGDRPRFADKLVTIRLRILQARGRYEEYLNLARAERRFLDYLKMLVTLGRREAAAAEARTYLTDLGDILAIAQTLIDHGDVEKALDLATHGLTLNAPHRQREGLARWLRDEAARHGRRDLALHAGWIALGAYPLAEHYRWLRTWLHDEWDRHREQALQTVELASANINNIDEQVEIYLMEQMFDKAMALVEKNPWSSKLGQVIDAVRATHPRWAFEQCYRQAAAIMDRGLASAYINAITWLRQGRDILLVSGQHDVWNTVLNDLIQKHYKKYKLRPMLEQLRR; encoded by the coding sequence GTGTCACGATTGCCGGATCTGGATAAGCAGCAGATTCGCGAACGCGCCGGAGCGCAATCCTGGACACGCGGGCTGGCGTACTTTGCGCAGGGAGCAGTCCGCCAGGTCGTCTGGCGGGAGGGAGTCCTTACCGCTCAGGTCGTCGGTTCTCACCACGAACTGTACCGTGTGACTGTTCGCTTTGACGCGCAGGGCGCCATCATCAACGCCGAATGCACCTGCCCGTATGACTGGGGCGGCGATTGCAAGCACATTGTGGCGACTCTGCTGTACCTGCTCAACCGACCCGAGCAGGTGGAACAGCGACCAGATCTGACCAGCCTGCTTGCCCCGTTGGACGCCGAACAACTGACCAGACTCGTGGTGCAACTGGTTGCCGTGCATCCCGACCTGATCGACGATGTTGAGGAATTGCTGGCGACGCTCGCAACCCCGTCCACGAGCGCCACTGTGTCTCTGCCGGTCGATCTGGCAGTGCTGCAACGTCGGATCAGAGCCGATATGCGTCGCCTGCTCAGAGACTACGATACCGGTGACTACTATGAGGATGTCATCGATCTGGGAGAGGCGTTGATGCCCGCAATCGAGGTCGTCGGCGATCTTTTGAGCGCCGATGATGCACGTGGCGCCCTTGCCGTTCTGGAGGCGGGAACGATTGCCTGGCTGGATGGATGCCAGTGGATCGACCACGACTCCATGGGTGACGTGATTGGGTTCGCCAGCGATACGCTGGCGACGTGGGGCGAGCTATGGGCTGAAGCGCTGCTCCGCGCCGACCTTGAGCCGCAGGAAAGCCAGCGCTGGGCAAGAACGTTGCAGACGTGGAATGATGCTCTGGGGGGCGGATATGCGCTGCTGATCGCTGCTACGGCCGCTGAACAGGGCTGGCGCTATCCGCCTCTCGTCGCGGCAATGCAGGGTCACCCTGGCGAGCACGGCATCTGGGAAGGAGATCGCCCCAGGTTCGCCGACAAACTCGTGACCATTCGCCTGCGTATCCTGCAAGCGCGCGGCCGCTATGAAGAGTATCTCAACCTGGCGCGGGCTGAGCGGCGATTCCTCGATTATCTGAAGATGCTCGTGACCCTGGGCAGACGTGAAGCAGCTGCGGCGGAAGCGCGCACGTACCTGACCGATCTCGGCGACATTCTTGCCATCGCGCAAACCCTGATCGACCACGGTGACGTCGAAAAGGCGCTCGATCTGGCAACCCATGGACTGACCCTGAATGCGCCGCACCGCCAGAGAGAAGGTCTCGCCCGGTGGTTGCGTGATGAAGCAGCCCGCCATGGACGCCGTGATCTTGCGCTTCACGCTGGCTGGATCGCACTTGGCGCGTATCCCCTGGCAGAGCATTATCGCTGGTTACGAACATGGTTGCACGACGAGTGGGATCGTCATCGTGAGCAGGCGCTGCAAACGGTCGAACTGGCATCCGCCAATATTAATAATATTGATGAGCAGGTGGAGATCTACCTTATGGAGCAGATGTTCGATAAGGCGATGGCGCTGGTTGAGAAAAATCCGTGGTCGAGCAAACTGGGTCAGGTCATCGATGCTGTCAGGGCGACCCATCCTCGTTGGGCGTTTGAACAGTGCTATCGCCAGGCGGCTGCGATCATGGACAGGGGGCTTGCCTCAGCGTATATCAACGCCATTACGTGGCTGCGGCAAGGACGGGACATCCTCCTCGTAAGCGGTCAGCACGATGTCTGGAATACCGTCTTGAACGATCTGATCCAGAAACACTACAAGAAATACAAATTGCGTCCTATGCTGGAGCAGTTGAGACGGTAA